The following are from one region of the Syngnathus acus chromosome 10, fSynAcu1.2, whole genome shotgun sequence genome:
- the nexmifb gene encoding LOW QUALITY PROTEIN: neurite extension and migration factor (The sequence of the model RefSeq protein was modified relative to this genomic sequence to represent the inferred CDS: inserted 1 base in 1 codon), with protein sequence MDVLTDSGLTLIVKTFQADVAEDTGVCEQSGDLSLSRLDAALPPPPPPAVESSQRLCPAHQRPTLTSPTLSFPLPLGTDPSLGLTAAPCPPSHEVPSLIPHFQHTPSAASLPNPAVSSWGPMRDTQKSIRLPAATSLSLTMMEPDNVSTLTEECLLQPGPTCLGCFIENCDATSEQHPPHEPSTSPNSETGLSVRIGDVNREDFSDINNISIQCLSHAGETVSHYGEQLLSDQLLNFPLPKASDEGKRVEGNKADANDCDDPQDDATTKNLYEGLLLDKVSGEEVLLANASQDWGYFESFISESKMELLDLCSKNELSVNLFSEEDVDNLFDDEDDDSTLSSDVCSLKIRYESFQDNMREKTNVLQEETQFNFFPSVLANCAKKEEGVGVLRRSADELQPKSDELVLQPEQEENPGDCSGQSPLDGSQGSPMSTPKVSYVIDFNSTEESGEFSDDSSCTGSSSDTVQEGKFKKGHSKRFLSPSNPLNYGLRSKRKVRYSDDYLYDVDSLESEKNAEKKEKPPPGQKEEEDVDWCPKKRRKSCRKEPPVVIKYIIINRFKGERLMSVKLGKLNPADGSVSLNADTISKYQTLAPLKDYWQAKQRERQERLKLVARDRQQRGFHLNGRHHRPFNSSHLKRKYKIANRLKVQRIHTVERSVIVHGSLPSDQAQGGITKEEGTLMLGGIAAAPDIPVTLDLNSISDPVVIKSRSQEREEREGRRLGRNKIVRIRKFKSEARLRSLKMKAAEGEDRKSVTNETDAPAANTEELAVGATDASISSTTGKPDFSDNAIASDTDKVKFPFVSSSCPASKASPSEEVETGVPVIPGGYLQTLLDATDSSGGTSIPYFPQQPSRQQYPVGLSLEEKQFCSLQLAQSCVLSPPSESELQQSPQNCPSFPQMWHPQLCANPNQNFGPDTPETPILPNSFPPAIPVSESLPVSNYSQVSPEGERVLYEKNYLTEPGLQPGSDLQVCQSTCVEGQVQYQRGSLCTDNGRLISYDSVGSLSASSSNYSSLSLKSCEREGEEEGRDSFLAHCSPKMVIQQSMDALTPLRESSDLLDISNFTPDKFRHSSLSELSPPETPNLSPQVAGREMKIPGNVGKYQDVNDTSTERNRDVKWNCDIMQQQEHTGNAYTVEDSQFPLHNFNSQDVLCLDKKGEPGATEFNEQTDKMSGAKNIKSKRKGNYKQAAAGQSPKKVRAPRTPKSEKVKTPKQNSRSTKKIKAMLEGKAAKNQADGCGAGLTDSTSGGDWSGTGWSEGNSLVADDQREFEEPSNILSNIVSGMAEVQRFMMASIEPLWNPMSEADAPFEANSLNLKTLKILAGTESDLKKKGAALTGAGRGRKAGGKGGKNQAKFNPTHPLFPQLALGCDMFDKPNFINPGPAHKKLYRHKTSAKFPRVETLKGKRAERDPNKDIALMSXFEKLRMWMSCCCRPSYTAWLISRGKPSINEPYLIPRHLENTRWDHFVLMTYQTSFFPSRPE encoded by the exons ATGGACGTGTTAACAGACAGCGGTCTCACACTCATTGTGAAGACTTTCCAGGCCGACGTGGCGGAGGACACAG GGGTATGTGAGCAGAGTGGTGACCTGAGTCTAAGCAGACTTGATGCTGCTctcccacccccacctcctcctgCAGTGGAGTCATCACAGCGGCTCTGCCCAGCACACCAGAGACCCACGCTCACGTCACCGACGCTCTCCTTCCCTCTCCCCCTTGGCACTGACCCCTCTTTGGGTCTGACAGCAGCTCCATGCCCTCCCTCCCATGAGGTTCCGAGCCTCATCCCTCACTTTCAACACACCCCGAGTGCCGCCTCGCTTCCTAACCCAGCTGTTAGCTCCTGGGGCCCGATGAGAGATACCCAGAAGAGCATCCGGTTACCTGCTGCCACCTCTCTGTCACTGACAATGATGGAGCCTGACAACGTATCTACCCTGACAGAGGAGTGTCTCCTTCAGCCGGGCCCCACCTGCCTCGGTTGCTTCATTGAGAACTGTGACGCCACCTCCGAGCAGCACCCACCACACGAGCCTAGCACGAGCCCTAATTCAGAAACTGGACTAAGTGTACGGATAGGGGACGTGAACCGGGAGGATTTCTCTGACATCAACAACATCAGCATCCAGTGCCTGAGCCATGCGGGGGAGACAGTGAGTCACTACGGAGAACAGCTCCTCTCTGATCAGCTACTTAATTTTCCCCTGCCGAAAGCCTCTGATGAAGGCAAGCGGGTGGAAGGAAACAAAGCTGATGCAAATGACTGTGACGACCCCCAGGACGATGCGACAACCAAGAACTTATATGAAGGACTGTTACTGGACAAAGTCAGTGGGGAGGAGGTACTGTTGGCTAACGCCAGCCAGGACTGGGGTTACTTTGAATCCTTCATCAGCGAGAGTAAGATGGAGCTGCTGGATCTATGTTCTAAGAACGAGCTGTCAGTCAACCTCTTCTCCGAGGAAGATGTTGACAATTTATttgatgacgaagatgacgactCTACGTTAAGCAGTGACGTCTGTTCACTAAAGATTCGTTACGAGTCGTTTCAGGACAACATGAGGGAAAAAACGAATGTGCTCCAGGAGGAGACACAGTTTAATTTTTTCCCTAGTGTCCTGGCCAACTGTGCCAAGAAAGAAGAAGGAGTAGGAGTCTTGAGGAGGAGTGCTGATGAGCTGCAGCCCAAATCCGATGAGCTCGTTTTGCAACCAGAACAGGAGGAAAACCCAGGAGACTGCAGCGGCCAGAGCCCTCTTGACGGCTCCCAAGGCTCACCCATGTCAACTCCTAAAGTGAGCTACGTAATAGACTTTAATTCTACAGAGGAATCGGGGGAATTCAGCGACGACAGCTCCTGCACTGGCTCCTCCTCAGACACCGTGCAGGAGGGCAAATTTAAGAAGGGTCACTCCAAAAGATTCCTCAGTCCCTCAAATCCACTCAATTATGGTTTGCGTTCCAAAAGAAAGGTTCGATACAGTGATGATTACTTATATGACGTTGATTCACTTGAGAGTGAGAAGAATGCAGAGAAAAAAGAGAAACCACCGCCTGGTcagaaagaagaggaagacgtAGACTGGTGTCCCAAAAAACGGAGGAAATCGTGTCGTAAAGAGCCGCCCGTGGTCATCAAGTACATCATCATCAACAGGTTTAAAGGAGAGAGGCTCATGTCGGTGAAACTGGGCAAACTAAACCCCGCGGATGGTAGCGTGAGCTTAAACGCCGACACAATAAGCAAATACCAAACTCTGGCTCCACTGAAAGATTACTGGCAGGCAAAGCAACGAGAGAGACAGGAGCGGCTCAAGCTGGTCGCCAGAGATAGACAGCAACGTGGTTTTCATCTCAACGGACGCCACCATCGTCCTTTTAATTCCAGTCatcttaaaagaaaatacaagatTGCAAACAGATTAAAGGTTCAGAGGATTCACACCGTGGAGCGATCGGTCATTGTGCACGGTTCTCTGCCCTCTGATCAGGCCCAAGGGGGCATCACGAAAGAGGAGGGCACCCTTATGTTGGGGGGAATAGCAGCAGCTCCCGACATACCAGTCACATTAGACTTAAACTCCATCTCTGACCCAGTTGTAATCAAGAGTCGCTCGCAGGagagggaggagagagaggggaGGAGGTTGGGAAGGAATAAAATAGTCCGGATAAGAAAATTCAAAAGCGAAGCCAGGCTGAGAAGCCTGAAAATGAAAGCGGCAGAAGGAGAAGATAGGAAGAGCGTGACAAATGAAACGGACGCCCCTGCAGCAAACACTGAGGAACTTGCTGTTGGGGCAACAGACGCAAGCATTAGCTCAACCACAGGCAAACCGGATTTCTCTGACAATGCGATCGCAAGTGACACCGATAAGGTGAAGTTTCCATTTGTTTCATCCTCCTGTCCTGCGAGCAAAGCCTCGCCCTCAGAGGAGGTGGAAACTGGGGTTCCTGTCATCCCAGGGGGCTACCTACAGACCCTGCTAGATGCCACAGACTCCTCTGGAGGGACATCTATCCCATATTTCCCTCAACAGCCCTCTAGGCAACAGTATCCCGTGGGCCTTTCCCTAGAGGAGAAGCAATTTTGCTCTCTTCAACTCGCTCAAAGCTGTGTACTCTCCCCTCCTTCGGAATCGGAGCTCCAACAATCGCCCCAGAATTGCCCCAGTTTCCCCCAAATGTGGCATCCACAGCTCTGCGCCAACCCTAACCAAAACTTTGGACCTGACACCCCTGAGACCCCTATCCTACCCAACAGCTTCCCACCGGCCATACCCGTAAGTGAGAGCCTGCCCGTTTCTAACTACAGCCAAGTGAGCCCCGAGGGCGAGCGGGTACTTTACGAGAAGAATTACCTGACTGAGCCTGGACTCCAGCCTGGGTCAGATCTGCAAGTATGTCAGTCAACCTGTGTAGAGGGCCAGGTGCAATACCAGAGAGGGTCTCTGTGCACTGACAACGGAAGACTCATCAGCTACGACTCGGTAGGTTCCCTATCCGCTTCCTCGAGCAATTACAGTTCACTAAGCCTCAAATCGTGCGAGCGAGAGGGTGAGGAAGAGGGCCGAGACAGTTTCTTAGCTCACTGCAGTCCTAAAATGGTGATTCAGCAGAGTATGGATGCCCTCACGCCACTCAGGGAGTCCTCAGACCTGCTGGACATCTCCAACTTTACCCCTGACAAATTTAGACACTCGTCATTGTCAGAGCTTTCCCCGCCGGAGACGCCCAACCTCTCGCCGCAGGTTGCGGGACGTGAGATGAAGATACCAGGGAATGTCGGAAAGTATCAGGATGTGAACGATACGTCCACGGAGCGCAACAGGGACGTCAAGTGGAACTGTGACATTATGCAGCAACAGGAGCACACGGGAAATGCCTACACAGTGGAGGACAGTCAGTTTCCACTGCACAATTTTAATAGCCAGGATGTCTTATGTTTAGATAAAAAAGGGGAACCGGGGGCGACAGAATTTAATGAACAGACTGATAAAATGTCAGGGGCCAAAAACATCAAGTCAAAGCGGAAAGGCAATTACAAACAGGCAGCTGCGGGACAGAGCCCAAAGAAAGTTCGGGCCCCCAGAACCCCCAAGTCGGAAAAGGTGAAGACCCCCAAGCAGAATTCCCGTTCAACCAAAAAGATAAAGGCCATGTTAGAGGGGAAGGCGGCCAAGAACCAGGCGGATGGGTGCGGCGCAGGTCTGACTGACAGCACAAGCGGCGGGGACTGGTCTGGCACCGGGTGGTCAGAGGGCAACAGTCTCGTCGCAGACGACCAGAGAGAGTTTGAGGAGCCCTCCAATATCCTGTCCAACATCGTCTCTGGCATGGCTGAGGTCCAGAGATTCATGATGGCCTCCATTGAGCCGCTGTGGAATCCCATGTCTGAGGCTGATGCACCCTTTGAGGCCAATAGCCTCAACCTAAAGACCCTTAAAATCTTGGCAGGCACTGAGTCCGATCTGAAGAAAAAGGGTGCCGCGCTAACAGGGGCCGGGAGAGGCAGGAAGGCAGGGGGGAAAGGAGGGAAGAACCAGGCCAAATTCAACCCCACTCATCCCTTATTCCCTCAACTGGCTCTGGGTTGTGACATGTTTGACAAACCCAACTTTATCAACCCCGGGCCTGCGCACAAAAAGTTGTACCGTCACAAGACCAGTGCAAAGTTTCCTCGCGTTGAAACGCTGAAGGGGAAGCGAGCGGAGAGAGACCCAAATAAGGACATAGCACTGATGA TCTTTGAGAAACTGAG